A genome region from Tursiops truncatus isolate mTurTru1 chromosome 15, mTurTru1.mat.Y, whole genome shotgun sequence includes the following:
- the LOC117308212 gene encoding apoptosis inducing factor BLCAP-like translates to MYCLQWLLPVFLIPKPLNPALWFSHSMFMGFYLLSFLLERKPCTICALVFLVALFLICYSCWGNCFLYHCSHSPLLESAHDPGVVGT, encoded by the coding sequence ATGTATTGCCTCCAGTGGCTGCTGCCCGTCTTCCTCATCCCCAAGCCCCTCAACCCCGCCCTGTGGTTCAGCCACTCCATGTTCATGGGCTTCTACCTGCTCAGCTTCCTCCTGGAACGGAAGCCTTGCACAAtttgtgccttggttttcctGGTAGCCCTGTTCCTCATCTGCTATAGCTGCTGGGGAAACTGTTTCCTGTACCACTGCTCCCATTCCCCGCTTCTGGAATCGGCACATGACCCCGGCGTTGTGGGCACCTAA